GAGTGCAAAAAGAATCCCGAAGGTCCTCTGAGGTTCAGGGCAGCAGGACGTCATCGGTTTCATCCCTTCAGGTACAATAAGCTTCTCTTCCAGGAAAACAAGTGCTTTATGTTACAATTGTACTACAGAATGAACCTCAAGGTTAGATTGTTTAAGTAGATCTTTCATAATCATGAATAGGTCCGTTGTTCTTATTGACACCATCTCCACCAACCAATATGTTCTCTGGATGCATAGACATACTGGATGGGATATGTATGTCGCTCTGTTGTTTCTTTTATATCATTAGACCTCCCATATGTAGTCTTTCTTTTCCCAGTCAAACATAAATAAGAGAATAATTAGCCTTTCTTCGAGGTACATCATTTGATGCTAATAGTGCATAAGGATCATCGCAGACAAACAGGTCTTAATTTTGATGAATTATTTTGCAAAAGAAACATGTGGGTTGCAAAATAGATATCTTGGTGAGTGATAGCGCTGATGTGACATAACATCAACCGTTGCATGGTAATACTTTTCTCCAATCCACATATTAGAAGTAGACAGTGGAGTTATGTCGCCGTGATGGTTGAAAGTCTAATCATTCATTAAGGTACAAGCATTTCGGGCAATTTGCACCCTTGGGAGGAGAACAAACTGCAGCTGAGCTACCAGGGGATTGGGTCTCGATTGGCCACAGTACCCAGTGGCTCTGGTATTCAGTTTATGCAAGGTAAGTTTGTAATTTGCATATGCAATTGATGTACGGATTCTTAGTACACTCAATCCTCTGATGGTGTTGTGAAACTTAACAGCAAATTAGTCAGCTGGCGCACCAGAGTGCTGGTGGTCTCTGACTGGGGACGGCGATTCATTTTCGGCAGAGATTCGAGTCGaatttaagaagaaaatcaCGTCTAAAGAGGACGTGTCATTACCATCATGTCCGCACGTCATCTTAGTTCCACCACTTATATGCagtacacacaagaagaagattttgtttgttttatttcaGTCTCTTTCTTTAGAAGATTCTTGATcattgggattctacctttttCCCCCCTTTATTTGGCCAAAGTGACCATTGGATCATTATATTATAGCATGGATGAATGATGCCACATTCTCTCTACGACTGTTGCGTGTGCCATTTGAGCACGTCTTTCCACTGGCCAACTACGAAAATTTCCCGATCCTTCAGGTGCGCATCTGTAAGAATTCTATTTGGCGGGGAAtttagctattttttttttttttttaaattcatctGCCTTTGAGGTgtcaaatcttatttgattCTTGTGTAACACTCATAGTGCGCCGTCATAGCATTCTTATGTTAttatcaaagaaagagaaatgtaGATGGCTTGTGTTTGAGGGCGACTGCCATGAAGTTTGGAGAATGGGAATTGGGACGGGATTTGTAATTGAGGTCAGACAGAGAGTTCCCTCACCCCGTAAATGTTCAGTATCTTCTCTGCGGATTGTGTGATGATATCAGGCCGTGGAGCAGAAAGTCGGCAAACAGGAAACCTCGATCCAGGATAAAACGGTGGGAGTTTGGGGATACTTAGCAGGCTAACATCACCTGTCGTAAATGTCGAACTTCCAGATAAGTTGGATTCAATCGTGACATGGTTGGTCGTCTTTTGTTTTCTGTGGATGAGGGGTGTGATTTGAAGTGATCAAGGTTCTGTTATGGTTTAAACTTGACTCTGTTACTCGGTTTCGACTTCAGCTTTATCGCGTTTGTTTAATTAATTCGAATATTCTGTTTAACTTCTAAAAGATACTTTTGTGATAAGAGTTTCCAATGAAAAATTACAGTTCAAAGAATGGGTAAATGTTAAATAAACGTCTGGAGGTTGACTAAGCGAAGCTAACGCAAATTGCAGCAATTGGAAAGATAATTTGGTTAAACATCATATCTTATGATGCAGCATTCTTAAAGAGAGGGTTGGGATGCATAAAGGAGTTGGGCAGTGAACCGTTTGGTTCGAATTAGGTTTGATAGATACTTGACTTGAACATGGAAGGGGGCACGCCTTGTGAAGTGATTCGAGGTGTTGATTTCATTGATATTGATAATtgatgaaaatataattatgtTAATAACTATGGGGCTAATATTGATAATAGTTTTTGGCTAGTGATGTGGTAGAGAATAAGTAAGAGAACGAAGTAATAATAAGTTGAAAGTTATGGGAGGAGGAAACATAGTTTGATTATGAATAACCTCACACGTCTATTAacaaaatatgaattttattgatatgcgGAAATTGTATTATAACGTATATATCTAGAAAGTTTATGATCGAGATTATTATAAGCACAAACGTATGAATGGAATTCCCTCGCAAggagaaatgaatgaaattctTTTGCAGGGAGAAATGAATAGAATCCTCCCGTAGAGGAGAAATGAATAGAAtacaactaaaaattaaatgcaaGAACTAAAAACATCTCTTACACAGTGAAATTATAGGTTCTTCATCTTTACCAATAATGCTAATCAGACCGTCTTCAAACAAATCAACAAAGTGATAGACATTGGCCTCTTCTTCTTGCAAAAGCTTGGTGGTCCAGGAAAGAAATCTTTCAAGACATTGACCTCTTCTTCTTGCAAGAGCTTGGTAGTCTAGGAAAAAATCTTTCAAAGGTGGAAGCAATAGACGTTGGTAGCTTTTACCTTTGATGTTTGGGCCTTTGCGATTACCTCGGTCACCTTGATAACCCAGGCTTTCATGCTTATTGATTTTAACCACCTACCTTAATAGGATGCCTTGCCAAACTTACCCAAACCTTTCCCCATAGCAAAATCCTTTCCCCGTAGCAAAACCGTTCTTAAGCAGATCTCTACTTGCCATCTCTCCCCGGATCCTCCTGGCGAGCTGAATATCCTTGGGCATGATGGTGACCCGCTTGGTGTGGATGGTGCACAGGTTGGTGTTCTCGAACAGCCCGACCAGGTACGCCTCCGCTGCCTCCTGGAGGGCCGCGACGGCGCTACTTTGGAACCGGAGGTCGGTCTTGAAGTCTTGGGCGATCTCCCTCACCAGGCACTGGAACGGCAGCTTCCGGATCAGTAGCTTCGTGCTCTTCTGGTATTTCCTGATCTCCCTCAGCGCCACCATGCGGGGCCTGAACCTGTGCGGCTTCTTGACCCCGCCGGTCGCCAGCGCCGACTTCCTGGCCGCCTTGGTCGCCAGCTGCTTCCTCGGGGCCTTGCCGCCGGTGGACTTCCGGGCCGTCTGCTTCGTGGGAGCCATTCCGATCGGCGaactttcctttccttttctcgggaaatcattttctcagGGAAATTCTTGggaaaattgagagaaaaaaaatctctctgGAACTCGCTCGAGTTATTTTCTCTCGGAGGTGAAGGGAATAGCTTCACGGTTTTTTTCTGTTGGATCATTTTTGGACCTGATCAACAAAATGCGAAGAAGAAAATTCTCCCTCCCAGGATGTTATGGGGAATAATCGAGATCTTTACGAGTTTCGTTGCACAATCCAAGGAGATTATCCACAACTGAAATGAGAACAAGCTGAGATTCTGGATTCGGCTAAGTCTTCTCAATCTCTACTCATAAGACAGAGGCATAATATCTGTACGGTGtaagagattttcttttttttgctttcattCTAGACCGTGTGTTTCAACCAACATTATTAGACTAGAATTTTGTCGGCGTTCCAAGAGGAATCTATGAAACAATATCTAAATACTAGATATTTCTCGAAATTGTATCATGAACTCCAACAATAATATCTTattcttgtaaaaaaaaaataaaaacaaaaatatcttATCGGATTTTCACACGAGCGAGTGCAACAGTAAACAAAGCACGGTCAATATCGTACTAGGAAATTCGAGAAAGCAAGGGCAGGAGGCAATAGGCAAAATAGGGCACTAAATCTTGATCAAAATCTTGACGCAGTCCGACCGCTTCAGGACCTCACGTGCTGTCGGCACGTCCTCCAATTTCATCTCGTGGGTCAGAAGTTCATCGAGAGGGATCTCCTGCAGAACCGGAGCAAGCAAAATTTCAGTGGCTGTGCGCGTAAAGGTCTGAAACTGGTGGAGGCAAGAAAGAGCTTGATCAGAACCTCATCCTTGGATTTGTGGACAAGGAGGGGCAGGTGGGTCTTGCTCTTGAGTCCTCCAAAAATGGTTCCCTTCAACGTTCTGCCCATCATCAGCCCCATGAAATTAATCTCCACGACATGTGTCGGCCCTGCCCCCAGTACTACTGCCCTGCCTTTCCCCTGACCACATCAAATCATACAGTCAGGAGACTTGCCTAGATGAAGTTTAGCCATGCGCGAGTGCGCGTGCGCGATTGTGATTTTGTCGATGATGCGATGACATGGATTCATCACCACTTTGGTGGCTTCTAGGGCCTGGTCGATCAAGTTGGGTACTCCGCTGCACTCGAAGCAGTAGTCCACGCCAGCTCCGCCCGTCAAGTCTTTCACCATCTCAGAGATGGACTTCGAATGCGTGCCATCGGAAGACTTGTGATCGTCTGGATTTATGAAATGAGTCATTCCAAAGACTTCTCCCTTGTCCTTTTTCATCCCGTTTTTGTCCACGCCGATTATGGTAGTCGCCCCTTGCGCTCTTGCTCCTCCTATGGCCTGCTCGTGATCAAATCAAATGAACTGTTGCCGTGCTTTCTCTCTAATTAATCCTCTCAAAACGGCATTCATATATTACACACGTAAGTTAGTAACGCAAACGACCGATCACATACCCCGAGTCCAACAGCACCGAGGCCGATCACAGCCACGGAGGAGCCGCTCTCGACCTTAGAGTCCATCCAAGCAGCACCGAACCCAGAGGAGAATCCGCACGACAAGAGGCTAGCATGCGGGAGAGCTACACCAGGGTCGACCTTCACGACGTAATTGGCGTCGGAGACCGTGTACTCAGACCAGGTGGAGCAAGAGAGGAGGTGGTACAGGGCCTGGCCTCGGATCGACATTCTGGACGTGCCATCCGGCAACACGCCATTTACAGAAAGCGGATATCGGAGGCACAAGTTTGTCCTATCGGATTTGCAGTTCTCGCACTCTCTGCATTCTCCAACGTAGGTGGGAATAACCACATCTCCTTCCTTCAACTCCTCTACTTCCTCTCCAACACTCTCCACAATCCTGCCATTTCATGTTGAGATCAGCTGTAACTTATGCTGATGGAATGCAACGCCTCATCGACAAAACTAACAAGGAAGAATTAGTAGGAATCGAATTAGAGAGAAGGACTTTACCCAACACCTTCATGGCCGAGAACTCGAGGGTAAAGCGGCTGCAATGCCGACAAAATCAGAGAAAGAGTAAGCAGTGGTGCTGCAGAAGAGCAGAGAGAATAATACAGAGAGAGGCGAAGGGATATATGGAAAAGGATGAACCGACCAAAGGGAAACCCTGGGAGTATAGGAGATCGGTGTGGCAAATGCTGGCGAACAgcatcttcatcctcacttcGCTCCCCTTGGGGGGATCCACTTGAATCTCCTCCACCCTCCATTCCTCCTCTGCTCCCCAGCACACCACCCCTTTGCACGTTATCGCTCGCGAACTGCCGCTCTTGCTCCCcatccttctccttctctctgtTATGCTCTGCTTCTCTCTCGCCACAAGTATCAACGTGCTTAACCTGGATGACTATATATATAGATATGCAGATAGATATACAGGTAATCATTCGTTGAGGTACAATTGCTAGATCGGTCGCTTCGGTGACTCGTTCATAATGCTTATCTAGCATCTCATAGGGCTACCTACtttcttataaataaaatatataccATCCAAACTGAAAGTTAAAAGCTCTAGAGGCAGCCTTCCTACTGACGTTCGTTGAATACTTAGGGGTCATCCAGTAAGTTGCAATGGGTCCAACACCATCCATTAATTCTCCCACTCATAATTTTGGCTTGTCCTCTTACTCGCATCAAATCGATTTTAATGGATGGTTGACTAATTGGTCTTAAAACCACGTGAGCAAACAAATTCACATTCTATCCATCCTAAAGTTGTATGGGTATGTGCAAACTATATGTGAATCGAACGGAGCGTTACTGAATCTAGCTCAAATGTGGATGATTAGCTAGAATGGCTAAAAGCTATCAAAAAGGCCATCCAAACACATTTATGAGCCAATTAATAGGGAACTAACTGGTGAAAGGCTTGTGCGCACAAGGCAAACCATGGAAGGCAAAGCAATCAATCGATTATTTAAAGCGAAAGCTCCCTCGAGAAGGAAACAAGTTAAATATAGTTTTGTCTCTTGGCAAATATGGGAGGGGCAAATATCGCATGCATGCAATCAATCAAATGCATCATTCATTGGTCCCCGCCCCCATGGTTTTAATTTGGTCCCCGCCCTCGGGTTTGGTGGAGGCAAGGGTGGGGGCTTGCCTCATTAGGAGTGTGAGTAGTCTGTTGACGAGGAACCTCTTAGACCACAAGTTCTCCAAAAGTTCTATTCAATGCACTCTTCAACTCCACATACGTTGCATGGTTGACGGCTTCCGTGTTATTGGGGGCGTCATTCATTAGTGGTTATCGCTATTCACATTCCCATAAGACAACTAAATATTAGCTTTCCCAGAAGAGAAAAATCACATTATTAGAGGAGTGAGATGAGACTTGAGACTTTCTCTCTcaccatccaaaaagaaaattagagctTGGGAAGCTCCCTTTCAATCCACATCCGGTCCTGAATTCCAAACCATCTAGTTGGTGAGTCTGGTAATCtcagtttcaagtttcaacataGTTCCATCGAATCAATCACTGATTTAGACTTTAATTTGGTTTACATAAATATCATActaatcatcaatgaatgtttATTCTCACATGTAAATGGGCTTATCGAGCAATGGTCTAgaccaagtgagagagagaatttgaagtAGGCCAGTTTTGTCTTGCTCATGAGCTATGTGTCCCCCACAATTATGTCAAAAtgcaaaatagaaaaggaaaacatctAGGTCCGTGGGCCCACTCTTTAGATAACCTAAACCCCCtctcttgtttctttctcttcaccATTTATTCACCTTTTCTCTgtcctttgtttttgttttttctttattttcctttggcCTGTGGTTGGTGattggccataggtgagggccggcgagggtgtCGTGGCCCTCACCTATGCTGGCTCTCACCTATGGCCATGAATAAGCATTAGCATGCTCATGAGTGGTTCGTCCATGGCTAGTCAGTGCAATCGAGTAGCATCCATGGccttagaaggaaaaaagaaaaggaagaaagcaatagtgaataagagagagaaacgaaGAAAAGAGAGACAAGATGTTTGACAATAAAAGAGTGAAAgaaagtggagagagagaatgtggcTGGTGAGAGTTTTAAACATTTATGATTTGTGAGCCTGGTACGACATGTGCTGCAAAATAAATAGACCAATATTTTGCTGAGTTGGCTACAACTTGGGtgcccaatattttctcgagtaACTAAGGTTGACGACATTGGAGACCATATTATAGGTTGTGAAAGTCAAAATTCACACCTGAAACTAAATTATTCTCAACTCAATCTTCCTCAAAATGTGGGGATTCGAATTCTTTACCTTCCATTTTCCTTGTAGGAAGGATGACCAGTAAGACAAATCCtagtaataaaataataagtGCATCGAAAGAGTCAAAATTTGTtgtaaaagtacaattgagttataaaacttttaaaaaatacaatcaaatcttaaaacttatcaaaataatGCAATCTGCTTTTTGGGTGAACACCGTCAATTTGCCTAATAGAAAATAttgacatgacatttttttaatcaatttttctttcctatatggcattttttatattattttcttttccaaatcttagattaaaaactaaaaaggctaaaaatttattttaaaaaaaaaaccaaaactagaaaaaaaaaaaagaagaacggCAGACCTTGTCGGTGGGGCACCATTGCCGCTGCCCATTGCCGAAGGGGCTAGTCGGCCCTAAGCGAGGGTGGCTGGCCCTTGCTAGCCTTGGgtgaggcctcgtcggcccaaGCAAGAGTCGACAACCCTCACTAGGCTTCGGTGAGGCTTGCCTAGATATGGGCAATGCCAAACCTCGCTACGAGCTGAAGAGGACCGACCCCCTTGCCCAAGGCCGACGACCTCCATTGGCCCCTCCAATGATGGGCGACGGCGGAAGTGCTTAGAGAGGCCTTGCCAttcccttttgtttctttcttttttttttaaaataatttttttgcctcttttactttttctaatctaatttaaacaagatttggaaaagaaaataataaaaaaatgccacaaaaaatttttttaatattcaattatacttttgtaataagttttaggtcCTTTAGTGTACTTATATATCTCATTAATATAACTATAAATCAGTTTTCCCACAAGAGAAAAATCACATTAAGGGTGAGTGAGAATTGAGACACTCTCTCCACCATCCAAATAGAAAATCGTGAGTTGAGGAAGCTGCCTTTAGATTTGCACTAGTTTCTGAATTGAGTACCATCCAGTTGGTGACTTCGGATATCCCGAATTTCACCTTCTGACTCACATGGTTTTGTTACGTTTgtttcaattgagtcaatcacTGGTTTGGAGGACTTTCACTGGGTCTACAGAGATATCGTTCTTATCACCAATGACATTTTACTCCCAGATGCCATGACAAGATAAATCAATGCAATAGGCTTACGGGGCAAGAGCCTAGACCGAGAGAGACAAAGAGAATCTGAAGGACTGTCTTATTTCAGGCTGTATGTCCCCCTGCAATTCCATCAGAATGCAAAATTGAAGGAGAAACTCGGGCCGACATTCAAAATGGTCCATATTACTACAAGGCTTGAACATGATCAATAGCTGGAGAAATGTCTAAGCGCGAGGCAATGCTCCGTCCAAAGGCATCAATTACTGATGACCTTATAGCGATGATAATAGTCATCCGCCACATCTCCAGTGCTTGCATCCTCTATTTTCTTCGCATTCCAGATTTCAATAACATCTTATAATATTTTTCCCTATCCAAAATGTTATTTACTGAAGAGATATATGGTAAAGAGAGTGAGCCTATACGTTATTAACCGTCTGCCCCTATTCCACTAGCACCATCAGTAAAGAAATTGGCCAAAATCCATCTAACAAACTTGTTTTGATTAGTTGGTAATGACTTATATACAAAGGTTGAGGTTGTggttgattgatgaggagttTGAGAGGCTCAGAGGATTCTGCCAACGCAAAGATATCGACAAATTGGTCAGAAAGGCAAATGAATAACATTAAGCTTTGTTTTCTTGCTTAGAAACAATCACAAGCACGCAACAAAAATGAGTGCAATTaatgctctctctcctcgttaTTTAACTCAGTTTCAAGCAGAGACGTGAAGCAGATCTACTTCTCAAGCACAGGCTTTTGCTATTATAAATCTGACCAGGTAATACTATGGAGCATCCAGAGGCCATAACATTAGAGAAATAatcctgctttttttttttcctttttttcctatgTATGCTTCTTTGGGTTATCATATTGGGAACAGCTGTCGGTTCCTGTTAATAATAACAAGCAGTCTGCTCTCATCTGTTTAATGTTTCAAGCGAACCAAAGAGCAACAGGTGTTCTGAAAGTATGGCCTACTTTGTTCATATGCTTGGCCTGCGCTTACAACATTAAAAAGCTTTTTAAGCGGTTCAAAAATTCGAGATAAGCTGGCAGTACGTGGGAAATGACAACTCGTCAAGTCAACAAGTCAATGTAGAATAGCGTGACCTGTgcggagagaaagagagagtgtgaAGCCCGCGCTGTTGGAATGACGTATTTGGGTCATTGGCCAGTTTGGTTCTTCTTCGGGCAAATGTGataggaaaaatataaatatctttGAACTAAAAAGATTTGCGAAAATGCAAATagcatttggtaaattgtaattttaaagtaTATTGTGAAACGACGTTAGCTTaaacattatttattaaaaactaCATTTTATAAAAGACTTTTGCTaagttttatatataattttttttttaatgtagccACCGGCGGCCAATGTCGGCAACTAGATATGGCC
Above is a window of Eucalyptus grandis isolate ANBG69807.140 chromosome 9, ASM1654582v1, whole genome shotgun sequence DNA encoding:
- the LOC104427216 gene encoding histone H3.2-like, with product MAPTKQTARKSTGGKAPRKQLATKAARKSALATGGVKKPHRFRPRMVALREIRKYQKSTKLLIRKLPFQCLVREIAQDFKTDLRFQSSAVAALQEAAEAYLVGLFENTNLCTIHTKRVTIMPKDIQLARRIRGEMASRDLLKNGFATGKGFCYGERFG
- the LOC104424851 gene encoding CYP enzymes assisting alcohol dehydrogenase translates to MGSKSGSSRAITCKGVVCWGAEEEWRVEEIQVDPPKGSEVRMKMLFASICHTDLLYSQGFPLPLYPRVLGHEGVGIVESVGEEVEELKEGDVVIPTYVGECRECENCKSDRTNLCLRYPLSVNGVLPDGTSRMSIRGQALYHLLSCSTWSEYTVSDANYVVKVDPGVALPHASLLSCGFSSGFGAAWMDSKVESGSSVAVIGLGAVGLGAIGGARAQGATTIIGVDKNGMKKDKGEVFGMTHFINPDDHKSSDGTHSKSISEMVKDLTGGAGVDYCFECSGVPNLIDQALEATKVGKGRAVVLGAGPTHVVEINFMGLMMGRTLKGTIFGGLKSKTHLPLLVHKSKDEEIPLDELLTHEMKLEDVPTAREVLKRSDCVKILIKI